The Streptomyces laurentii region TCGGGGTTGTCGGCGTTGACGTTGTGGCTCACGACGGTGAGGTCGCCGCCGTCGGCGGACTTGTCGACGACGAGTCCGCCGAAGAGGTTGAGCCAGACCACGGCCGGCAGGATCAGCGCGATCAGCGCCGTCGCGGAGCGGCGCAGCAGGGCGAGGACCAGGATCACCGGGACGAACACGCCGAACCAGGGCAGGAAGGTCTCGATGAGACTGCCGAGGTTGCCGACGCGGTTCGGGATGTCGGAGTGAAGAGCCATCACCAGCGCGACCAGGACCGCGCAGACGGCCAGGATCACGCCCCGGCGCCAGATGCCGCGGTCGTGGCGCAGCCGCGCGAGGCGGCTACCCGGTCCGGGAGTATCGGCGGGCGGGAGGGCGGAGTTGTGGTGGTCCGGCGTGCCGCCGCTTTCGGTCCCCGTCATGTCCACGCGCGTCATCGCCGCCGTCCTCACTGCCTTGCTGTCCGACCCGGTCCCGACCCTAGGCGATTCCGCGCCGGTCGTACTCATCGAGGGACGAACGAACGCGCGTGGCGGGTTCCTGCAGGTGGTGCGGTGCGTACGCCTGTGACAGAACGCGCACATTCGTCCGGGGTGTCGCCCCGGCGCCGCCGCCGGCACCTTCGGCGCGCCTCCCGGTCGGACGACCGGACGGACCGCCGGCCGGACGACCGGGCGGACCGCCGGACAGACCGCGGGTCAGACGGCCGGACGGACGGCTGGACGGACACCCTCCAGAACGGTGTCGACGATCTGTTCGGCGAGGCCGGGCTCCAGCGGCGAGCCGGGCCGGATGACCGAGCGGAGCAGCAGGGGGCCGGTGACGAGGTCGTTGACGAGTTCGACGTCGAGGTCGGGACGGATCTCGCCGTTCGCCATGCCGCGCCGGATGGCGTCGAGGGACATCCGGCGGCGCGGTTCGATGACGGTGCGCTGGTACGCGTCCCAGAGCTTCGGATACATCTGCATCTGCGAGAACACGTTGTGCAGCAGCGCGTTGGAGCGCTTGAACATGCCGCGTTGCCGCAGGCTCTCCAGGAGCGTGACGAGGTCGTCGCGGGCGGAGGTGCCGGGCAGGTCCGGTTCGGGGAGTTCCAGGGACCGGAGCAGGTCGATGAGCAGGGCTTCCTTGCCGGGCCAGCGGCGGTAGATGGTGGCCTTGCCGACCCCGGCGGTACGGGCGAGCTTCTCGATGGACAGGTCGGCGAGCGGGACGCCGTGCTCCAGCATCCCGACCGCCGCGTCGAAAATGGCCCGTTCCACCGCCTCGCTGCGCGGCCGGCCCCGGCGGCCGCCGCACGGGGCCGCGTCGCCGGGACACTCGGAGGGCGCGGGGACGGGGGCGGCCCCGGCGGCCGGGGTCATGGCCGCGGCCTCGCCCCGTACCGCCGTCCCGTCCGGTGCTGCCGCGAGCCGCGCCGTGACCGCCGCCGGGCCGGTCGTCCCCGCCCCCGTCGTCTCCTGCGACACGTCCGTTCCGCCTCCTCCGCCTGACCTGCCGTCTACCTCGGAACCGATTCTCCCGCTTCCGCGCGGGCGCCCGGGACGGCACCGGCCGGAACCGGCCCGGACGGGGTGCGGCCGGGCAGGAAGAGCGCGACGACGATCGCGCCCAGGACGGCGACACCGGCCGAGCCCATGGCCGTCACGTGCATGGCGTCGAGGAAGGCGTCGTACGCGGGCGTGACCAGGCCGCGGCCGGCCGGGCCGAGGTGCTGCGCGACGCCGAGCGTCGCCTCGATGGACTCGCCCGCCTTCTCGCGCAGGTCCGCCGGGAGCCCGGCGAGGTGGCTGTCGATCTCGCCGCGGTACGTGCTGGACAGGACGGAGCCGAGGACGGCCACCCCGAGCGCGCCGCCGACCTGGCGGAAGGTGTTGTTGATGGCGGAACCGGAGCCGGCCTTCTCGCGCGGCAGCGCCTGCATCACGGCGACGGTGACCGGCGGCATGATGTGCGCCATGCCGGCGCCCTGGAGGAAGAAGAAGATCTCCAGGACCCAGACCGGCGTGTCCGCGTCGAAGAAGGCGAACGCGGCCAGACCGACGGCGACGGCGAGCATGCCCGTCGTGCACACGGCCTTGGCGCCGAAGCGGTCGACGACGTGCCGGGCGCGCGGCGCGAAGATCATCTGGGCGATGGCGAGCGGCAGGATGAGCAGACCCGATTCCAGGGCGCTGTAGCCGCGCACGCTCTGCAGGTAGAACGCGGAGAAGAAGGTCACGCCCATGAGGGCGAAGAACACCAGCGCGATGGCGGCGACGGCGGCCGAGAAGGCGGGCTTGCGGAAGTACGAGACGTCGAGCGCGGGGTGCGCGGCGCGCTTCTCGTACAGCACGAAACCGGTGAGGACGGCGAGGCCCGCGAGCGCCGGGAGCAGCACGGTGACATCGGTGAAGCTGGCCAGCTCGCCGCCGCGGATGATGCCGTAGACCAGCAGGACGAGACCGAGGACGGACAGCAGTACGCCGGGCAGGTCGACGCGGCCGGGCTTCGGGTCCTTGGAGTCGGGCACCAGCCAGATCATCAGGACCAGGGCGAGGATCACCACGGGCACGTTGACCAGGAAGATCGAGCCCCACCAGAAGTGCTCCAGGAGGGCACCGCCGGTGATGGGGCCGATGGCGATGGCGAGGCCGACGCTGCCGGCCCAGATACCGATGGCCTTGGGCTGCTCCTCGCGCTCGAAGACGTTCATGAGGACGGCGAGGGTGGCGGGCATCACGAACGCGGCACCGAGGCCCATCAGGGCCCGGAAGGCGACCAGCTCGCCCGGGCTGCCGGACTGGGCGGCGAGCGCGGAGGCGATGCCGAAGACGGCTATGCCGAACAGCAGGACCTTCTTGCGGCCGAGCCGGTCGCCGAGCAGGCCGGAGGTGAAGAGCAGGCCCGCGAAGACGAGCGTGTACGAGTTGATGGCCCATTCCAGCTCGCTCTGCGTGGCACCGATGCCGGTGGGAGCGGGGCTGGCGATCGTCTTGACGGCGACGTTGAGGATCGAGTTGTCGAGAACGACGATCAGCAGGCTGAGCATGAGCACACCGAGAATCGCCCAGCGGCGGCGGTGCACGGCCTCCGGGACGCGGGGCGCTCCGGGAACGGCGGAGACAGAGGTCGGCTGAGACATGGCCCTCACCTTAGTACTATTTCGATACGAGACCGTCTCGTATCGAATTCTGCTGACGGAGTCTTTGCCCGCCGGGCCGAAGCCGCCGGCGGACCGAAGCCGCCGGACCCGTGTGAACAGCGCCACTCCACTCCGCCCGGCCGCCCCGCTTCCCCGGCCGCCCCGCCGAGTGCCACCATGGATGTGGTCCGGGGACGCCACAGGGCGCCTCGAGATGACAACAGAGGAGCCGTTCACCATGACGCTTCAGGCTGCCCAGAAACCGCCCGCCGACAGCAGCAAGGCGCTGTACGGAGGGAAAGGCACCCGCCGTATCACCGTCCACGACATCGCCGCCGCCAAGACGCGGGGCGAGAAGTGGCCCATGCTCACCGCCTACGACGCGATGACCGCCTCCGTCTTCGACGAGGCCGGCATCCCGGTGATCCTCGTCGGCGACTCCATGGGCAACTGTCATCTCGGCTACGACACCACCGTGCCCGTCACGATGGACGAGATGACCTTCCTGTCCGCCGCCGTCGTCCGCGGCACCCGGCGTGCCCTGGTCGTCGCCGACCTGACCTTCGGCTCGTACCAGGAAGGGCCCGTCCAGGCCCTGCGCAACGCCACCCGGCTGATCAAGGAGGCGGGCGTCGGCGCGATCAAGCTGGAGGGCGGCGAGCGCTCGCTGCCGCAGACCGAGCTGCTGGTCCGGTCCGGCATCCCGGTCATGTCCCACCTCGGCCTGACCCCGCAGTCCGTCAACACCATGGGCTACCGGGTACAGGGCCGCGGCGACGAGTCCGCGCACCAGCTGCTGCGCGACGCCAAGGCCGCCCAGGACGCGGGCGCCTTCGCCGTCGTCCTGGAGCTGGTCCCGGCCGAGCTGGCCGCCGAGGTCACCCGCTCGCTGCACATCCCGACCATCGGCATCGGCGCGGGCGCCGGCACGGACGCGCAGGTCCTCGTGTGGACCGACATGGCCGGGCTGACCGGCGGCAAGGTGCCGCGCTTCACCAAGCAGTACGCCAACCTGCGCGAGACCCTCGGCGACGCCGCCCGGGCCTTCGCGGAGGACGTGTCCGGCGGGGCGTTCCCCGCCGAGGAGCACACCTTCCACTAGTCCTACTGGTTCCACCCGCCGCTTCGGCGGCACCCGAGCCACTCCCGGCACCACGACAGCCCGCCGACCGTCCCCCGTCGGCGGGCTGTCCGCGTCGGTACGCACGGATGCGCGCGTCGCCTTGTCGGCGCTTGTCCGCGGCTGCCGGTGGCTGTCGGTGGCTGTCGGTGGCTGTCTGCGGTTGTCGGTGCCTGCCGGCAGGGGTGTCGGCCGGTTGTCGGCGGCCTGTCGGTGAGCCCCGGTTCCCTTGGGGACATGACGCGATCACACACCCACGCCATCGAGGTACGGGGCCTCGTGAAGCACTTCGGCGCGACGAAGGCCGTCGACGGGATCGACCTGGACGTCCGCGAGGGCACCGTCCTCGGGGTCCTCGGCCCCAACGGCGCCGGCAAGACGACCCTGGTCCGCTGCCTGTCCACGCTGATCGTCCCGGACGCCGGGACGGCCGTCGTCGCCGGGTACGACGTGGTGCGCCAGCCGCGCCAGCTGCGCCGCACCATCGGGCTGACCGGCCAGTACGCCTCGGTCGACGAGAAGCTGTCCGGCCGGGAGAACCTGTACATGATCGGGCGGCTGCTCGATCTCTCCCGCGCCGAGGCCCGCCGCCGCGCCGACGCGATGCTGGAGCGCTTCTCGCTCACCGAGGCCGCCAAGCGCCCGGCCATGACGTACTCCGGCGGCATGCGGCGCCGGCTGGACCTGGCCGCCTCGATGATCGGCCGGCCCGCCGTGCTCTACCTGGACGAGCCCACCACCGGCCTGGACCCGCGCACCCGCAACGAGGTCTGGGAGGAGGTGCAGCGCATGGTCGCCGACGGCGCGACCGTGCTGCTCACCACCCAGTACATGGAGGAGGCCGAGCAGCTGGCCTCCGAGCTGACCGTCATCGACCGCGGCCGGGTCGTCGCCAGCGGCGGGGTCGACGAGCTGAAGACCCGGGTCGCCGGCCGCACCCTGCGCATCCGTCCGGCCGACCCGGCCGACCTGCCCGCCATGGCGGCGGCGCTGCGCGAGACCGGGCTCGACGGCCCGGCCGGTGCCACCGTCGAGGACGGCACGGGCACGCTCGACGTACCAATCCTCACCGACGAGCAACTGACCGCCGTCGTGAGACTGTTCGGCGCCCGCGGCTTCGGCATCGCCGACATCGGCACCCAACTGCCCAGCCTCGACGAGGTGTTCCTCGCCATCACCGGCGAGAAGACGTCCGAGGCCGCCCCGTCCGTCCCGTCCGACACGATCACCGAGGAGATCGCCGCATGAGCGCCGGCACCCTGCCCCAGTCCCCCGCGGACGGCCGCGGCCCCGCGTCCGCCTCCACCTCCTCGCTCGCCAAGCGGCCCTCGTCCAGAGCCGGTTCCGACCCCGGTCCCGGCTCCGGCACCCGCGCCGACGACGGCCGGATCGGCCTGCGGGCCAACCTCCGCCACATCGGCGCCCTCGCCCGCCGCAACATGCTCCAGATCAAGCAGGACCCGGAGTCGATGTTCGACGCCGTCTTCATGCCGATCGTGTTCGTACTGCTCTTCGTGTACGTCTTCGGCGGCGCGATCGCCGGCAAGGGCAACAACGACGCGTACGTCAACTACGTCGTGCCCGGCCTGATGGCCATGATGGGCATGAACATCGCGATGGGCGTCGGCACCGGCATCAACGACGACTTCAAGAAGGGCGTCATGGACCGGTTCCGGACCATGCCCATCGCCCGCTCGTCCGTCCTCATCGCGAAGATCGTCGTCGAGATCGGCCGCATGCTGATCGCCACCGCGATCCTGCTCGGCATGGGCTTCCTGCTCGGGCTGCAGATCCACACCTCGGTCCTCGGACTGTTCGGCGCCATCGGCCTGTCGATGGTGTTCGGCGCCTCCCTGATGTGGATCTTCATCCTGCTCGGGCTGACGATGAAGACGGCGCAGGCCGTCCAGGGCATGGCGATGATCGTGCTGATGCCGCTCCAGTTCGGCTCGTCGATCTTCGCGCCGCCGACCACGATGCCCGGCTGGCTGCAGGCCTTCACCGACTACAACCCGCTGTCGGCCCTGGCCGACTCCTCCCGCGCCCTGATCAACGGCGGCCCGCTCGCCCACTCGGTGTGGATGACGCTGGGCTGGTCGGTCGCCATCACCGCGGTCATGGCCCCGCTCGCGGTCGCCAAGTTCCGTAAGAAGACCTGACCTGAACGGTCCAGGACGGGGGCACGACGACAGCGCGTACGCGGCCGGGGCCGGATCACTCCCGTATCGCGTCGACGGCTCGGGCGAGCAGAGCGGCGGCGTCCTCCAGGGTGAGGACGCCGCCTTCGGCGTGCGCGGCCTCGAACGCGGCGTCGTCGGCGAGCGCCGTCCGGGTGAGGGCGGTCGCCCGCTCCCGGTTCTCCCGTTCGACCGGGTGCGCCAGATGCTGGGGCGGCTGCAGCCGCTCGTACGCGCCGAGGAGCATCGCCGCGGCCCGGGCCCGCTCCCGCCCGCCGAGCCCGGCCAGCGCCCAGGCGGCGGTGAGGAGATGGGCCGCCGGCATCTCGGGGGCCACCGTCCGCGACAGGGCGCTCAGCGCGCTGTCGTACGCCTGCCGGGCCCGGACGAGACCGGCGGCGTAGTCGCCGTCGAGGTCGTCCACCCAGGCCAGGGTGCCGATGGTGAACCCTTCGAAGAGCGAGAAGGCCTCCGTGTTGAACTCCTCGAGGAGCTGCGTCAGATACCCCCGCGCCTCGCCGGTGCGGCCGGTACGGGCGAGCAGGATCGCCAGGAAGATCCGGGCGGCCAGCGTCGGCGGATGGCTGCGGCTGTACTCGCCCTCCACCACCTCGCGCAGGATGCGTTCGGCGTCCTCCCGGCGGCCGGTCTCGGCCAGCATGTCGGCGTAGCGGGCGCGCAGCAGCCCCATCTGGGACTGCGCCCCGATCCGCCGCGCGTACTCGATGGCGGCCTCGAAGTCCTCGGCGGCGCCCGCGAATTCGAGCCTCCGCTCGCGCGCCTCGCCCCGCGAGGACAGCGCTTCGGCCGCGCCCCAGGCGTCGTCGAGCCGGACGAAGATCTCCAGGGCCTCGTCGGCGTCGGCCGCCGCGCGGCCGGCCCACACGGCACGGTTGGCGAGCAGGTTGGCCCGCGTCTGGAGCGCGTTGGCGAGTTCCCATTCGTGGCCGAGGCGGCGGCAGGTGTCGACGTTGGCGTCGAGGGCCGCGTGCATATGGCCGGTCTCGCTGGTGAGGATCATGGCGAACACGGTGAGGGAGCCGGGCAGCCGGCAGATCTGCGGCAGGCCGGGCGGGTAGGCGCCGGTGATCAGCCGCAGCCGGGCGAGGCCGTCGGGGCTGACCCAGAACCCGGTCTCGTAGTCCATGTTGAGCAGTTCGATCAGCCGCACCCCGCGCCGGGCCTCCCACAGCTGGTCCTCGCCGAGCGGCGGCGGGGCGGCCGTGCACGGCTCGTACAGGGGGACGACGGGGGCGGCGGACGGCCCGAAGGGGTCGGGGCCGAGCGCGGCGACGGCCTCGGCCCAGTGCAGGGCGTCGGCGCGCAGGTCGCGCATGGTCCAGTACCAGAGCAGCGCGTGCACGAGGATCAGGCCCTCGTGCTCGTCGCGCAGCCGTACGGCGGTCCGCAGCGCGGTGCGCAGGTTGCCGTACTCGGCGGCGAACCGGGCCATCGCGGCGGCCTGCCGGCCGGTGCGCAGCTCGGGGTCGGTGCGGCGGGCGAACTCGCGGTAGTGGACGAGGTGACGGCGTTCGGCGGCCTCGCGCTCACCGGCCTCGTCGAGCCGTTCGGCCGCGTACTCGGCGACGGTCTCCAGGAGGCCGTAGCGCATGCCGGTGCCGTCCTCGGCGGCGACCACGAGCGACTTGTCGACGAGCGAGCCGAGCAGGTCGAGGACGTCGGAGGCAGCGACGGCACCGACGGCGCCGGGGCCGGCGCCTTCCCCCACGGCCGGGCCGGCGCACACGTCCTCGGCCGCCTCCAGGTCGCAGCCGCCGGTGAAGACCGCGAGGCGCCGCAGGACGGCGCGTTCGGGGGCGTCGAGGAGGTCCCAGGACCAGTCGACGACCGCGCGCAGGGTCTGCTGGCGCGGCAGGACCGTCCGGGCGCCGGAGGTCAGCAGCCGGAACCGGTCGTCGAGCCGGTCGGCGATCTGGCGCGGGGTGAGCAACCGCAGCCGGGCGGCGGCCAGTTCGATGGCGAGCGGCAGCCCGTCGAGGCGGCGGACGATCTCGTCCGCGGCGGCCTCGTCGTCGGTCACCCGGAAGCCGGGCCGCACGGCCGCGCCGCGCTCGCCGAAGAGCCGGACGGCGGTGTCGCGCGGCAGCGGCCCGACGGGGAGCGTCGACTCGCCGGGTACGCCGAGGGGTTCGCGGCTCGTCGCGAGCACTGTCACGCCCGGGCAGCGGGCGAGGACCCGCTCCACCAGTTCCGCGACCGCGCCCACCACGTGCTCGCAGTTGTCCAGGAGCAGCAACAGGCGGCGGCCCGCGCAGTGTTCGACGAGCCGGCCGGCCGCGTCCTCGGGGTGGCGGAGCTCCTCGGCACCGGCGCCGCGCAGCACGGTCTCGCGGGCGCCGAGCGCGTCGAGGACGGCTTCGGTGACGGCCTCCGGGTCGGTGACGGGGGCGAGTTCGACGAACCAGGCGCCGTCGGGCCACTGCCCGGCGGCCCGTTCGGCGGCCTCCTGGGAGAGGCGGGTCTTGCCGGCGCCGCCGGGTCCGAGGAGGGTGACGAGCCGGGTGCCGCCGAGGGCGTCGTGGAGGGCGGCGAGGTCGTCCTCGCGGCCGACGAAGCTGGTGAGGCGGGCGCGCAGATTGCCGCCGCCCCGGCCGCCGGGTCCGGGCCCGGCCGTGGTGGACCGTCCGGCGGCCCGCCCCTTCAGCAACGCGGCGTGCAGGCCGCGCAGTTCGGGCGACGGGTCGGCGCCGAGACGGTCCGCGAGCCCGCGCCGTACCGTCTCGTACACCGCCAGCGCCTCGGCCGGCCGCCCCGCCGCGGTCAGCGCGCGGATCCGCAGCGCCTGGAGCGGTTCGTCGAGCGGGTGCTCCGCGCCCAGCGCGTCCAGCTCCGGCAGGACGGCGTCGCCCTCGCCGAGCGCGAGCGCGGCGGCGAGCCTGGCCCGGCGGGCGCCGAGCCGGCGGGCCTCCCAGCGGGCGGCCTCGGCCGCGCGGTCGGGCAGGTCGGCGAGGGCCGGGCCGGTCCACAGCGCCAGGGCCTCGTCGAGGAGGGCGGCGGCGCGGCCGGGGCGGCCCGCGTCCAGTTCCCGTACGCCGTCGGCGGCGAGCCGGGTGAAGCGGTGGGCGTCGACGTCCTCGGGTGCGGCGGCCAGCCGGTAGCCGCCGTCGGCGGACACCACCCGCTCGTGGCCGAGGGCCCGGCGCAGCCTGCCGACCAGGGCCTGGAGCGCGGCGACGGCGTCGGCGGGCGGTTCGGCGCCCCACACCTCGTCGACGAGCACCCCGACCGGCACCGGCCGCCCGGCCCGCAGCGCGAGCACGGTGAGCAGCGCGCGCACCCGCGGGCCGCCGACGGCCACCGGCGCCCCGTCCCCGGCGGGCGGGGCGGACGCGTCGGCACCGGGCGCCGGGGCGCCCGACGGGGCCGTACGTCCCTGCGTTCCGTCTGACGTGTGGGCCCGGGTGGGGCCGAGGACCGAATAGCGCACGGGGCCATTCTCCGTGAGCGGCGGGTACGGAAAGGCCGTCCAGGGCAGGAACCCGCGGCACGACCCGGTACGTTTCCGGCACGTACGCGACGACCGACGCCCCACCGCACCCGGGAGACCCCTCATGTCCACGACCACCCCTCGCCACGACGAGCGGCGTGTCAGCCCCGTCTTCCTGGCGATCCTCGCGGTCATGGCCGTCACCGGCTGGGCCGTGTGGACGGACTTCGCGGCCTCCCCGGCCATCGCGGTGTTCCTCTTCGTCACCTCGGCGTGGATCGTCTCGCTCTGTCTCCACGAGTACGCGCACGCCCGCACCGCGCTGCACGGCGGGGACATCACGGTCGGCGCCCGCGGCTATCTGACCCTGAACCCGCTCGCGTACACCCACGCGTGGCTGAGCATCGTCATCCCGGTGCTGTTCCTGATGCTGGGCGGCATCGGTCTGCCGGGCGGCGCGGTGTTCATCGACCGGGGCCGGGTGCACGGCCGCTGGAAGCACAGTCTGATCTCGGCGGCCGGCCCGCTCACCAACGTCCTGTTCGCCGTCGTGTGCACCGCGCCGTTCTGGCTGCACGCGCTCGACGGGGTGCCGCGGCCGTTCCAGTACGCGCTCGCGTTCCTGGCGTTCCTGCAGGTCACGGCCTCGCTGCTGAATCTGCTGCCGGTGCCGGGCCTGGACGGCTACGGGGTGATCGAGCCCTGGCTGTCGTACGGGATCAAGCGGCGGGTCGAGCCGTACGCGCCCTACGGCTTCTTCATCATCGTCGCGCTGCTGTTCGTCCCGCCGCTCCACAGCGCGTTCTTCGGCACGATCAACACCCTGCTGCAGACGCTCGGCGTGCCGGAGCTGTCCCGCGTCTGCGGTTCGGCCCTCTACCGGTTCTGGGAGCCGGCCCCGGAGTTCTGCCGCGTCTGACCCGCCACCACGGCGGGTGTCAGGCCTGCTGCTCGGCGCCCGCGCCGGCCATGCGGGAGCGCTTGATGTAGAACCACGCCATGTTCGACGACAGGCCCGCGAGCAGCACCCAGACGATGCCGATCAGGTTGCCCTGGACGAAGGAGAGGACGGCCGCGGCCACGGCGAGCGCGCAGACGATCAGGGCGTAGAGGGCAAGGCGGGGCATGGGTCGGCTCCTGTCCGTCCGCATACGGGTGATGTGCCCGTCCAGTGTCCCCCATGCCCCTCGCGCGCCGCGCGCGGCCCTCCGGTCGGAGCGGACGCTCCGAAGCACCCGCTCCGGAGCGCGCTCCGGATCAGACGTCTGTGACGCGCAGGCCCGCGTGCGCCTTGTAGCGGCGGTTGACCGAGATCAGGTTGGCGACCAGCGATTCGACCTGGTGGGCGTTGCGCAGCCGGCCCGCGAAGATGCCGCGCATGCCGGGGATCCGGCCCGCCAGGGCCTGCACGATCTCCACGTCGGCGCGCTCCTCGCCGAGCACCATCACATCGGTGTCGATGGCGTCGACCGAGGCGTCCTGGAGCAGCACCGCCGACAGGTGGTGGAAGGCGGCCGTCACCCGCGAGCCGGGCAGCAGCGCGGCGGCCTGCTCGGCGGCGGAGCCCTCGGCGGGCTTGAGCGCGTAGGCGCCCTTCTTGTCGAAGCCGAGCGGGTTCACGCAGTCGACGACGAGCTTGCCGGCCAGTTCCTCGCGCAGCGCCTCCAGGGTCGCGGCGTGCCCGTCCCACGGCACGGCGACGATCACGATGTCGCTGCGGCGGGCGCACGCGGCGTTGTCCGCGCCCTCGACGCCGAGGCCCAGCTCGGCGGCGGCGGCCTCGGCGCGGTCGGCCGCGCGGGAGCCGATGACCACTCGCTGGCCGGCCTTGGCGAGGCGGTAGGCGAGGCCGCGGCCCTGGTCGCCGGTGCCGCCGAGGACGCCGACGACGAGCCCGGAGACGTCGGGGAGGTCCCAGGGGTCCTTCGGCGCGGGCTTGGCGCTCGCGGTCTCGGGGCTGGAGCCGGCAGGGACGGGGATGGGGCTGGTGGAGGAAGTCATGGCCCCGACATTACTGACCGGTCGCCGGGCGCGGACCCGTCCGGGTGAGTCCGCCCCGAACCGCCCGCGCGCGGACACCGGCCCGGGGCAGCATGCGGGGCCATGGACGCCGTACGTGTCGCGCTGCTGCGCGAAGTGCTCGCCGGTACGCAGTGGCCGGCGGCCGCCCGCCACTTCGCCGGTTCCCTCCGCTCCTCGGTCGTGTCGCACGGCGGCGGGCTGCTGCTCGTCGGCACGGAGGAGTACGAGCCGTGGCACCTGGCCGCGCACCTCGTCGACGAGTCCGTCTGGTCCGGCCGGCCGGAGCTGGCGCCCACGCTCGTACGCCACCGGGTCCGGCCCGGCGACCCGGCGCACCTGGCGGTCGGGCTCGGCCGGATCGCGTCGGCGGGGCGGGGCGCGACGCTGCTGATGGTGGCGCCGGCGCGGCCGGGCGAGGGGCTCCTGGAGCGGGTGCACGACGCGCGGCGGGCGGGGGCGACGGTGCTGTCCCTGGACCACGGCGACCCGGAGGTGGGCGGGCTCGCGCACGAGACGCTGACGGTGACGGCGGACGCGGGGGTCGATCTGGACACCGTGCAGCACCTGGTGAGCGCGGCGACCGGGGAGAACTGTCTGCCGCCCGCCCCTCGGAGCGGCCGGCTCCGCTTCCGCGACCGGCTGTCCCGGCTCGCCGACCATCTGACCGCCCGCCGCCGGACCGCTGGTGAGGACGGATCCCGCCCCATCAGGCGCCGGGACCTCGGGGCCTGGAAGCGGCGGGCGTTAATCGGTTGCCCCGCGCCCTGCGGGCCACCGAGCATGACCCACCGTGAGACGACTCGCCGCCCTGCTTCCCGACCTCGCGCCCTGGCGCGCCTCCGCCGACTTCCGCCTGCTGCTGGTGCAGGGCACC contains the following coding sequences:
- a CDS encoding 3-methyl-2-oxobutanoate hydroxymethyltransferase (3-methyl-2-oxobutanoate hydroxymethyltransferase [Streptomyces cattleya NRRL 8057 = DSM46488];~Ketopantoate hydroxymethyltransferase (KPHMT) is the first enzyme in the pantothenate biosynthesis pathway. Ketopantoate hydroxymethyltransferase (KPHMT) catalyzes the first committed step in the biosynthesis of pantothenate (vitamin B5), which is a...; cd06557;~identified by MetaGeneAnnotator; putative;~metal binding site [ion binding];~oligomerization interface [polypeptide binding]), which gives rise to MTLQAAQKPPADSSKALYGGKGTRRITVHDIAAAKTRGEKWPMLTAYDAMTASVFDEAGIPVILVGDSMGNCHLGYDTTVPVTMDEMTFLSAAVVRGTRRALVVADLTFGSYQEGPVQALRNATRLIKEAGVGAIKLEGGERSLPQTELLVRSGIPVMSHLGLTPQSVNTMGYRVQGRGDESAHQLLRDAKAAQDAGAFAVVLELVPAELAAEVTRSLHIPTIGIGAGAGTDAQVLVWTDMAGLTGGKVPRFTKQYANLRETLGDAARAFAEDVSGGAFPAEEHTFH
- a CDS encoding transcriptional regulator, tetR family (Bacterial regulatory proteins, tetR family; pfam00440;~Transcriptional regulator [Transcription]; COG1309;~Transcriptional regulator, TetR family [Streptomyces venezuelae ATCC10712];~identified by MetaGeneAnnotator; putative) — its product is MSQETTGAGTTGPAAVTARLAAAPDGTAVRGEAAAMTPAAGAAPVPAPSECPGDAAPCGGRRGRPRSEAVERAIFDAAVGMLEHGVPLADLSIEKLARTAGVGKATIYRRWPGKEALLIDLLRSLELPEPDLPGTSARDDLVTLLESLRQRGMFKRSNALLHNVFSQMQMYPKLWDAYQRTVIEPRRRMSLDAIRRGMANGEIRPDLDVELVNDLVTGPLLLRSVIRPGSPLEPGLAEQIVDTVLEGVRPAVRPAV
- a CDS encoding NAD(P) transhydrogenase alpha subunit (identified by MetaGeneAnnotator; putative;~sequence version:1); translation: MWWSGVPPLSVPVMSTRVIAAVLTALLSDPVPTLGDSAPVVLIEGRTNARGGFLQVVRCVRL
- a CDS encoding emrB/qacA subfamily drug resistance transporter (EmrB/QacA subfamily drug resistance transporter [Streptomyces sp. SirexAA- E];~KEGG: sgr:SGR_5254 major facilitator superfamily permease; TIGRFAM: drug resistance transporter, EmrB/QacA subfamily; PFAM: major facilitator superfamily MFS_1;~The Major Facilitator Superfamily (MFS) isa large and diverse group of secondary transporters that includes uniporters, symporters, and antiporters. MFS proteins facilitate the transport across cytoplasmic or internal membranes of a variety of...; cd06174;~identified by MetaGeneAnnotator; putative;~putative substrate translocation pore) — its product is MSQPTSVSAVPGAPRVPEAVHRRRWAILGVLMLSLLIVVLDNSILNVAVKTIASPAPTGIGATQSELEWAINSYTLVFAGLLFTSGLLGDRLGRKKVLLFGIAVFGIASALAAQSGSPGELVAFRALMGLGAAFVMPATLAVLMNVFEREEQPKAIGIWAGSVGLAIAIGPITGGALLEHFWWGSIFLVNVPVVILALVLMIWLVPDSKDPKPGRVDLPGVLLSVLGLVLLVYGIIRGGELASFTDVTVLLPALAGLAVLTGFVLYEKRAAHPALDVSYFRKPAFSAAVAAIALVFFALMGVTFFSAFYLQSVRGYSALESGLLILPLAIAQMIFAPRARHVVDRFGAKAVCTTGMLAVAVGLAAFAFFDADTPVWVLEIFFFLQGAGMAHIMPPVTVAVMQALPREKAGSGSAINNTFRQVGGALGVAVLGSVLSSTYRGEIDSHLAGLPADLREKAGESIEATLGVAQHLGPAGRGLVTPAYDAFLDAMHVTAMGSAGVAVLGAIVVALFLPGRTPSGPVPAGAVPGARAEAGESVPR